A single region of the Brachypodium distachyon strain Bd21 chromosome 3, Brachypodium_distachyon_v3.0, whole genome shotgun sequence genome encodes:
- the LOC100845509 gene encoding uncharacterized protein LOC100845509 isoform X1 — protein sequence MGKERHKDNALKTYVLKVNMHCCCNGCIKKIKDGVKEIILSEGVDSADLVVEKSEVTVVGTMDPENLCCLFHELTRKDVKIETRRNMSGGGTTPSQETNNRDGQAPPDSFARETTGRLRNSLSASPVMPSAPPLPETWRGQAVPSERCAYRWSAPSAGALCVWTASDVAGILAVYEL from the exons ATGGGAAAG GAACGGCACAAGGACAATGCATTGAAGACTTATGTTCTGAAGGTGAACATGCACTGCTGCTGTAATGGTTgcatcaagaagatcaaggatGGGGTAAAAGAGATCATCCTTTCAGAAG GGGTGGACAGTGCTGATCTGGTGGTGGAGAAATCAGAGGTAACAGTGGTCGGGACAATGGACCCAGAAAATCTCTGCTGTTTGTTTCATGAACTGACACGGAAGGATGTGAAGATAGAAACCCGAAGAAACATGTCTGGAGGAGGTACTACACCATCTCAAGAGACCAATAATCGAGATGGTCAG GCCCCTCCCGACTCATTTGCCCGAGAGACTACCGGAAGACTGCGAAACAGCCTCAGTGCCTCCCCCGTAATGCCAAGCGCCCCGCCGCTACCGGAGACATGGAGGGGCCAAGCCGTGCCTTCGGAGCGATGTGCATACCGCTGGTCGGCACCTTCTGCCGGTGCGCTTTGCGTGTGGACCGCATCTGACGTCGCGGGGATATTGGCGGTCTATGAACTCTGA
- the LOC100845509 gene encoding uncharacterized protein LOC100845509 isoform X2, with protein MGKERHKDNALKTYVLKVNMHCCCNGCIKKIKDGVKEIILSEGVDSADLVVEKSEVTVVGTMDPENLCCLFHELTRKDVKIETRRNMSGGGTTPSQETNNRDGPSRLICPRDYRKTAKQPQCLPRNAKRPAATGDMEGPSRAFGAMCIPLVGTFCRCALRVDRI; from the exons ATGGGAAAG GAACGGCACAAGGACAATGCATTGAAGACTTATGTTCTGAAGGTGAACATGCACTGCTGCTGTAATGGTTgcatcaagaagatcaaggatGGGGTAAAAGAGATCATCCTTTCAGAAG GGGTGGACAGTGCTGATCTGGTGGTGGAGAAATCAGAGGTAACAGTGGTCGGGACAATGGACCCAGAAAATCTCTGCTGTTTGTTTCATGAACTGACACGGAAGGATGTGAAGATAGAAACCCGAAGAAACATGTCTGGAGGAGGTACTACACCATCTCAAGAGACCAATAATCGAGATG GCCCCTCCCGACTCATTTGCCCGAGAGACTACCGGAAGACTGCGAAACAGCCTCAGTGCCTCCCCCGTAATGCCAAGCGCCCCGCCGCTACCGGAGACATGGAGGGGCCAAGCCGTGCCTTCGGAGCGATGTGCATACCGCTGGTCGGCACCTTCTGCCGGTGCGCTTTGCGTGTGGACCGCATCTGA
- the LOC106866434 gene encoding RNA polymerase II degradation factor 1, producing the protein MGKKSGSGGGGAAANAKASFVLKVAMHCECKGCIDKVRAAVRDLALLQAVEAAVDAGGGEVRVLADAAADPERLRRRLHKATGKKVDLLFPTTSKPAAGGDKKKEQQEEAAQFAALLAGLQQQQQAQAQAQAQAQAQAQERYYGQGLGQGGAWPGLGLSGGGWEAAPASSYPWASPAGYYPAGAAPSAASWGGAYAAYPPPSAPAYYGGGAPAPWHGNGS; encoded by the coding sequence atggggaagaagagcggcagcggcggcgggggtgcgGCGGCGAATGCGAAGGCGTCGTTCGTGCTCAAGGTGGCGATGCACTGCGAGTGCAAGGGGTGCATCGACAAGGTGCGGGCCGCGGTGAGGGACCTGGCGCTGCtgcaggcggtggaggcggcggtggacgccggcggcggcgaggtgcgcGTGCTggccgacgcggcggcggaccccgagcggctccggcgccgcctccacaAGGCCACGGGAAAGAAGGTCGACCTCCTCTTCCCCACCACCAGCaagccggcggccggaggcgacaagaagaaggagcagcaggaggaggcggcccagttcgccgcgctgctcgccgggctccagcagcagcagcaggcccaggcccaggcccaggcaCAAGCGCAGGCCCAGGCGCAGGAGAGGTACTACGGCCAGGGCTTGGGCCAGGGCGGCGCGTGGCCCGGGCTGGGGCTGAGCGGCGGGGGTTGGgaagcggcgccggcgtcgtcgtACCCGTGGGCGTCACCGGCGGGGTACTACCCGGCTGGTGCCGCGCCGTCCGCTGCTTCGTGGGGAGGGGCGTATGCCGCGTACCCTCCTCCTTCGGCTCCGGCctactacggcggcggcgcgccggcgccgtggcaCGGGAACGGCTCCTGA
- the LOC100845816 gene encoding heavy metal-associated isoprenylated plant protein 3 → MAKKKKKSGGGGGGGGGQQQEQKAAAPAEERDDKADAGGDGQAKAAAPDAEEEKDRDKDKGAGDKGPEKKDGKEKKPLPVVTAVLKVDMHCDGCARRIRASVRRFPGVDGVAMEVDKGSMTVVGRFDAKKLRDRVAHKTRKKVDLVNNNNNKGDKGGGGDQKGDDGEAKPDKKDDDEEQGKEKDDNKGGGNAGKGKGGGKDNKKPAVPVIVTVVLKIGSMGLHCDGCMHRIRNKLFKIKGVEQVHMDMAKNQVTVTGTMDAKALPEKLRKKLRRPVDVVQPNNNNKQQDKDGKDGKQQQQGEGGGGNKDGKQQQQGKEAAEKALAAEVELWKTAFYDQQSLLATEFMLSDENPNACAVM, encoded by the exons ATGGCCAAG aagaagaagaagagcggcggcggcggaggtggaggcggcgggcagcagcaggagcagaaAGCTGCGGCGCCCGCCGAAGAGCGCGACGACAAGGCCGACGCCGGTGGCGACGGGCAGGCCAAGGCGGCCGCGCCggacgcggaggaggagaaagacAGGGACAAGGACAAGGGCGCCGGGGACAAGGgcccggagaagaaggacggcaaggagaagaagccgcTCCCTGTGGTCACCGCCGTGCTCAAGGTCGACATGCACTGCGACGGCTGCGCGCGCCGCATCCGCGCCTCCGTCCGCCGCTTCCCAG GCGTGGATGGCGTGGCCATGGAGGTGGACAAGGGCTCCATGACCGTCGTCGGCCGCTTCGACGCCAAGAAGCTCCGCGACCGCGTCGCCCACAAGACCCGCAAGAAGGTCGACCtcgtcaacaacaacaacaacaagggcgacaagggaggaggcggcgaccagaagggcgacgacggcgaggccaAGCCGGACAAGAAGGATGACGATGAAGAGcaagggaaggagaaggacgaCAACAAGGGCGGCGGCAATGCCGGCAAGGGGAAGGGTGGCGGCAAGGACAACAAGAAGCCAGCGGTG CCGGTGATTGTGACGGTGGTGCTCAAGATCGGCTCCATGGGCTTGCACTGCGACGGCTGCATGCACCGCATCCGCAACAAGCTCTTCAAGATCAAAG GCGTGGAGCAGGTGCACATGGACATGGCGAAGAACCAGGTGACGGTGACGGGCACCATGGACGCCAAGGCCCTGCCGGAGAAGCTCCGCAAGAAGCTGCGCCGCCCCGTCGACGTCGTGCagcccaacaacaacaacaagcagCAGGACAAGGATGGTAAGGACggaaagcagcagcagcaaggggaaggcggcggcgggaacaAGGAcgggaagcagcagcagcagggcaaggaggcggcggagaaggcgctggcggcggaggtggagctgTGGAAGACCGCCTTCTACGACCAGCAGTCGCTGCTTGCCACGGAGTTCATGCTCAGCGACGAGAACCCCAACGCCTGCGCCGTCATGTGA